One Virgibacillus proomii DNA window includes the following coding sequences:
- the alr gene encoding alanine racemase, with protein sequence MDLHRNTWIEIDLDAIAYNIKQIKKKLSTETKVMAVVKADGYGHGSIQVAKKALEAGADYLAVALLEEAIKLRKASITAPILVLGWVPPESAVEACNNEITLTFFQKEWLDEVSTYSLPKPLHLHLKVDTGMGRIGIRTEKELDTILEALKNNRSIYLTGVFTHFATADELDITYFNKQQSRFTHFLSKLKERWQGNLDVHVGNSASAIRFPAEMYDYIRFGIAMYGLYPSNAVKEKGEIELKQAFSLHSKLVHVKQIQPGDCISYGCTYKARQQEWIGTVPIGYGDGWLRRMQGFSVLVNGKRMPIIGRICMDQTMVRLDKAYPVGTKITFIGRQNEAFISMDEVSKYAETINYEIPCVINNRVPRIYKGL encoded by the coding sequence TTGGATTTACATAGAAATACATGGATAGAAATAGATCTGGATGCAATTGCATATAATATAAAACAAATAAAGAAAAAGCTGTCAACTGAAACAAAGGTAATGGCAGTAGTAAAAGCCGATGGATATGGCCATGGCAGTATACAAGTTGCGAAGAAGGCTCTGGAAGCCGGAGCGGATTATTTAGCAGTAGCACTGTTGGAAGAAGCCATTAAATTGCGGAAAGCGTCTATTACTGCTCCTATTTTAGTACTTGGGTGGGTTCCGCCAGAATCTGCTGTAGAAGCCTGTAATAATGAAATAACGCTTACTTTTTTTCAAAAAGAATGGTTGGATGAGGTGAGTACGTATTCGCTTCCTAAGCCGCTTCATCTTCATTTGAAAGTTGATACGGGTATGGGGAGGATAGGGATAAGAACGGAAAAAGAACTAGATACTATTTTAGAAGCATTAAAAAATAATCGAAGCATATATTTAACAGGAGTATTCACGCATTTTGCTACAGCCGATGAATTAGACATAACCTATTTTAACAAACAGCAATCACGTTTTACCCATTTCCTTTCTAAATTAAAGGAGCGCTGGCAAGGAAACCTCGATGTCCATGTTGGTAATAGCGCTAGTGCGATACGTTTTCCCGCTGAAATGTATGACTATATTCGGTTTGGCATAGCAATGTATGGCTTGTATCCATCTAATGCAGTAAAAGAAAAGGGGGAGATAGAGTTAAAGCAAGCCTTCTCTTTACACAGTAAACTTGTTCACGTTAAACAAATCCAGCCAGGTGATTGTATTAGCTATGGATGCACATATAAAGCAAGACAACAAGAATGGATAGGTACGGTTCCAATTGGTTATGGAGATGGATGGCTGCGCAGAATGCAAGGCTTTTCTGTTTTGGTCAATGGAAAAAGAATGCCGATAATAGGTAGAATTTGTATGGATCAAACAATGGTGAGGTTGGATAAAGCGTATCCTGTTGGTACAAAGATAACGTTCATTGGTCGTCAAAATGAGGCATTTATTTCCATGGATGAAGTGTCTAAATATGCTGAAACGATTAATTATGAAATCCCTTGTGTAATAAACAACCGTGTTCCGAGAATCTACAAAGGTCTTTAA
- a CDS encoding LolA family protein has protein sequence MKKKIGSLIILMSFVLLLSACGEKSQEDVIADLKENMEKMDGYKAKAEMNMNTGQEQQTFQIDIWHKKKDMYRVGLSSQDDDKGNQIILKNKDGVFVLTPALKKSFKFQAEWPQNSSQPYLYQSLINDIKKDKEAKFEVTDAHYVFKTKTNYQSNNNLPYQEIYLDKKSLKPVQVKVLDKDKKALVDVTFSTFDQKAKFADDDFSMKKNMGSEKAEETTATAGEQPLTVYYPSYMAGAELTEKKETSTDQGDRVILTFEGDKSFTLIEEQAKPQTAMNSPNEVKGEIVNLGFAVGAMTENSVEWTHNGVDFMLASEDLTKEELIEVAKSVTNKEVK, from the coding sequence ATGAAGAAGAAAATCGGTAGTTTGATTATTTTAATGAGCTTCGTATTGTTATTGTCAGCATGTGGAGAGAAATCGCAAGAAGATGTTATAGCAGATTTAAAAGAAAATATGGAAAAAATGGACGGGTACAAAGCAAAAGCTGAAATGAACATGAATACAGGCCAGGAACAGCAAACATTCCAGATTGACATCTGGCATAAGAAAAAAGACATGTATCGAGTTGGCTTGTCAAGTCAAGATGATGACAAGGGCAATCAAATAATTTTAAAAAATAAAGATGGTGTGTTTGTCTTAACACCTGCATTAAAGAAAAGCTTTAAGTTTCAAGCGGAATGGCCACAAAATAGCAGTCAACCGTATCTTTATCAATCATTAATCAATGATATCAAAAAGGATAAGGAAGCCAAATTTGAAGTAACAGATGCACACTATGTTTTTAAAACGAAAACAAATTATCAAAGTAACAACAATTTACCTTATCAGGAAATTTACCTTGATAAGAAATCATTAAAGCCAGTGCAAGTAAAAGTTCTAGACAAAGATAAAAAAGCTTTGGTGGATGTAACTTTTTCTACTTTTGATCAAAAAGCCAAATTTGCAGACGATGATTTTTCTATGAAAAAAAATATGGGAAGTGAAAAAGCCGAAGAAACTACTGCAACAGCTGGTGAACAGCCGCTTACGGTTTACTATCCTTCTTACATGGCAGGAGCTGAACTAACAGAAAAGAAAGAGACGTCTACGGATCAGGGAGATCGAGTCATCTTAACGTTTGAAGGTGATAAGAGCTTTACTTTAATTGAAGAACAAGCAAAACCTCAAACAGCGATGAACTCTCCAAATGAAGTAAAGGGGGAAATTGTTAACCTGGGATTTGCGGTGGGAGCCATGACTGAAAACTCCGTGGAATGGACTCATAATGGTGTCGATTTTATGCTGGCCAGTGAAGATCTAACAAAAGAAGAACTGATTGAAGTAGCTAAATCTGTTACAAATAAAGAAGTGAAATAA
- a CDS encoding bifunctional ADP-dependent NAD(P)H-hydrate dehydratase/NAD(P)H-hydrate epimerase encodes MYIVTAKEMYDIDHFAMHTIGLDGKLLMENAGRAVAEKVTRKISKEDKICVLVGAGNNGGDGFVIARTLLDDAYDVNVLQIVPDEKITGDAHYHKQVYENCGGTLLKFAGEDVRAIKEANVLIDAMIGIGVDGDLREPFASLVPFINKQKQKLIISVDIPSGLPANEGVEAYTAIKADHTIIIGAPKLSVFLNDTFSYYGSWEVVSIGLPTLAFKQHTTKSVWNLKDVKRSLPKREPNDHKGKHGKGIIIGGCIGMPGALSMSIRAALRAGAGLITGATSEKVIQAVAANCVEAMYMVLSEKNGFLDNQANLILSGYHAVAIGMGIGRRTWTGELVQNVIDNANCPLIIDADGLYHLSQALSKLKERDQPTVITPHPGEMAMLLGVSIQELLQNPFRYASEFAKEYRTYVVLKGQYTMITSPDGKQAVNQTGNPGLSKGGSGDVLTGIILAMIMQKQDLFQALCNACFIHGLSADLLVIQQHSEHDLLASDVINGISAAYRMISDEV; translated from the coding sequence TTGTATATTGTCACCGCGAAAGAAATGTACGATATCGATCATTTCGCAATGCATACGATCGGTTTAGATGGGAAGCTGTTGATGGAAAATGCCGGACGAGCAGTTGCTGAAAAAGTAACTCGTAAAATCTCCAAGGAAGATAAAATATGTGTGCTGGTAGGAGCAGGGAATAATGGAGGGGATGGATTTGTTATCGCACGTACGTTGCTTGATGACGCGTATGATGTAAACGTGTTACAAATAGTTCCAGATGAAAAGATAACTGGTGATGCCCATTACCATAAGCAAGTTTATGAAAACTGTGGAGGTACTTTATTAAAGTTTGCTGGTGAAGATGTACGTGCGATTAAAGAAGCTAATGTGTTAATTGATGCAATGATCGGAATTGGTGTAGATGGTGATTTGCGCGAACCCTTTGCATCATTGGTTCCGTTTATCAATAAGCAAAAACAAAAGCTCATCATCTCTGTTGACATTCCATCCGGACTTCCAGCGAATGAAGGTGTGGAAGCTTATACTGCTATTAAAGCAGATCACACGATTATTATCGGTGCACCAAAGCTAAGTGTTTTTCTTAATGACACGTTTTCTTATTATGGATCTTGGGAGGTTGTCTCCATTGGTTTGCCTACATTAGCCTTCAAGCAACATACAACTAAATCTGTTTGGAATTTAAAAGATGTGAAAAGAAGTCTTCCAAAAAGAGAGCCGAATGATCATAAAGGCAAGCATGGAAAAGGTATTATCATTGGTGGGTGTATAGGAATGCCCGGTGCACTGTCCATGTCGATAAGAGCTGCATTAAGAGCTGGTGCCGGTTTAATTACCGGAGCTACTTCGGAAAAGGTAATCCAAGCCGTAGCTGCAAATTGTGTAGAAGCAATGTATATGGTTTTATCTGAGAAAAATGGGTTTCTTGATAATCAAGCGAATCTTATTTTGAGCGGTTATCATGCTGTAGCTATTGGGATGGGGATTGGGAGAAGAACTTGGACAGGAGAGCTTGTTCAGAATGTAATCGATAATGCTAACTGTCCTCTTATTATTGATGCAGACGGTTTATATCACTTATCACAAGCTTTAAGCAAGTTAAAAGAACGAGATCAACCTACTGTTATTACACCACATCCAGGAGAAATGGCCATGCTGTTAGGAGTATCCATTCAGGAACTGCTACAAAATCCTTTTCGATATGCAAGCGAATTTGCAAAAGAATACCGTACTTATGTGGTGTTAAAAGGACAGTATACCATGATAACTTCTCCGGATGGGAAACAAGCGGTAAACCAAACAGGTAATCCTGGGCTTTCCAAAGGTGGAAGCGGGGATGTGTTAACGGGCATTATTCTAGCTATGATCATGCAAAAACAAGATCTGTTTCAAGCTTTATGTAATGCATGTTTTATACACGGTCTGTCTGCAGATTTATTAGTTATCCAACAGCATTCTGAACATGATCTATTGGCAAGCGATGTGATCAATGGAATTTCGGCTGCATATCGTATGATTTCTGACGAGGTATAA
- the acpS gene encoding holo-ACP synthase: protein MIKGIGIDIIELYRIKQNLERNCRFIERILTPKEREIYASLKTDKRKVEFVAGRFAAKEAFSKAAGTGIGKLSFQDMEVQILKSGAPHLYVKGFEQTNLFLSISHTREYAAAQVIIEEL from the coding sequence ATGATTAAAGGGATTGGAATTGATATAATAGAATTGTATCGGATTAAACAAAATCTTGAGAGAAACTGCCGATTTATTGAGCGTATTTTAACACCAAAGGAAAGAGAAATTTATGCTTCGTTAAAAACTGATAAAAGGAAGGTAGAGTTTGTTGCCGGAAGATTTGCAGCAAAGGAGGCTTTTTCTAAGGCAGCTGGTACTGGGATTGGAAAGTTAAGTTTTCAGGATATGGAAGTGCAAATATTAAAAAGTGGTGCACCTCATCTATATGTAAAAGGATTTGAACAAACTAATTTATTTTTATCAATCAGCCATACAAGAGAATACGCGGCTGCTCAAGTTATTATTGAAGAGCTTTAA
- a CDS encoding rhomboid family intramembrane serine protease, with product MFIRNERSIKEFMQSYPVVSALVIIHLVLWFIINFLQLPIGIMIYQLGEGNNYFISQGEYWRLITPIFLHADLMHVLFNSFSLVLFGPALEQMLGRSKFTLAYLLAGLIGNIGTYLFAPSNYFFTHVGASGAIFGLFGIYLFMVSFRKHLIDQVSSQIITTILVIGLIMTFIRPNINIYGHIFGFIGGFIIAPVVLAGAKAYNPWASLVRRKRYKNDDDSIQFDPNRWEKRRFPRSTKKNILWIILGVLALLGLLSRFF from the coding sequence ATGTTTATTCGAAACGAAAGAAGTATAAAAGAATTTATGCAATCTTATCCGGTTGTCTCTGCATTAGTTATCATCCATCTAGTGTTATGGTTCATTATTAACTTCTTACAGTTACCTATTGGAATAATGATTTATCAATTAGGCGAGGGTAATAATTACTTTATTTCCCAAGGGGAATATTGGAGATTAATTACGCCAATTTTTCTTCATGCCGATTTAATGCACGTACTGTTCAATTCCTTTTCACTCGTGTTATTTGGACCGGCTCTAGAACAAATGTTAGGAAGAAGTAAGTTTACTCTCGCCTATCTGCTTGCAGGACTGATTGGTAATATAGGAACCTATCTGTTTGCACCATCTAACTACTTTTTTACTCATGTTGGAGCTTCTGGAGCTATATTTGGTTTATTTGGTATTTATCTATTTATGGTGTCCTTTCGTAAGCATTTAATTGATCAAGTAAGTTCACAAATAATAACAACCATATTAGTCATTGGACTAATAATGACATTCATTCGTCCAAATATAAATATTTATGGTCATATCTTTGGATTTATTGGCGGATTCATTATAGCCCCGGTCGTCTTAGCTGGTGCTAAAGCATATAACCCTTGGGCTTCTTTAGTAAGACGTAAACGTTATAAAAATGATGATGACAGCATTCAATTCGATCCTAACCGTTGGGAAAAACGCCGGTTTCCACGTTCGACAAAGAAAAACATTTTGTGGATTATTTTAGGTGTTTTAGCATTACTAGGACTCCTTAGCCGGTTTTTTTGA
- a CDS encoding LacI family DNA-binding transcriptional regulator — translation MANIYEIAKLADVSVSTVSRVLNNHKYVSEEKRKRVQQIIKELNYTPNRNAVDLIRGETRMIGVIIPYNNNQAFDQMLHGILNKSTELDYSVAVLPTKYNKQKELEYLAMLKNKLLDAIIITSRSNSWDKIIPFTKYGTIISCEYTEFKEIGCSYLDRYASYIDVFKTLKNKGYTTIAFTTGREAAESLSTRQTIAAYESVIGHVNSELHISNCFCFEDGYKAAKTLLALKNRPTAIFANGDEIAGAIYQYAKSIGFHVPRDIAIIGQENQPIGVALGISTLHHRLGTVGEQAFELAVKKSSAKVKTSYEIIQRASI, via the coding sequence ATGGCAAATATTTATGAAATTGCTAAATTAGCTGATGTTTCTGTTTCGACTGTCTCCAGAGTATTAAATAACCATAAATATGTATCGGAAGAAAAGAGAAAACGAGTACAACAAATAATCAAAGAATTGAACTACACTCCGAATAGAAATGCTGTTGATTTGATACGAGGAGAGACGAGAATGATTGGTGTTATTATTCCGTATAACAATAATCAGGCATTTGATCAAATGCTACATGGCATTCTTAATAAATCTACTGAACTTGATTATTCTGTTGCCGTTCTTCCAACAAAATATAACAAGCAAAAAGAACTAGAATATTTAGCAATGCTTAAAAATAAACTGCTGGATGCGATAATTATAACTTCCAGGTCAAACAGCTGGGATAAAATCATTCCTTTTACTAAATACGGTACCATCATTTCTTGTGAATATACGGAGTTCAAGGAAATCGGTTGTTCATATTTGGATCGCTACGCATCTTATATCGATGTCTTTAAAACATTAAAAAATAAAGGATATACAACCATTGCTTTTACTACCGGAAGAGAAGCCGCTGAAAGCTTAAGTACAAGACAAACAATTGCCGCTTATGAATCTGTCATTGGCCATGTAAATTCAGAATTGCATATTTCAAACTGCTTTTGCTTTGAAGATGGTTATAAAGCAGCTAAAACATTGTTAGCATTAAAAAATCGGCCTACTGCAATCTTTGCTAACGGCGATGAGATAGCCGGCGCCATTTATCAGTATGCAAAATCCATTGGCTTTCATGTGCCGCGAGACATTGCAATTATCGGTCAAGAAAATCAGCCAATCGGGGTCGCTCTCGGAATTTCAACGCTTCATCACCGTTTAGGAACAGTTGGTGAGCAGGCGTTTGAGCTTGCAGTAAAAAAATCTTCAGCTAAAGTAAAAACATCATATGAAATTATTCAACGAGCCTCCATTTAA
- a CDS encoding HAD family hydrolase: MYHTFIFDLDGTIIDSETIGLEALQAALKEIGINKTLEELRFSIGIPGLRTLEILEIGDIPTALHSWLEKQKPFMENVPIFPGITEVLEQLPNLAIVTSQNRKELQAGFKKLRIAPYFKTVVCADDTEKHKPNPDPLLFALQLLKIKKHEAIYIGDSIYDMRCAKAAGVEFGVAAWGLTSTSKFIEADYIFETPNDILRLKADNTPTSYII, from the coding sequence TTGTATCACACATTTATTTTTGACTTAGATGGAACGATTATCGATTCAGAAACAATTGGTCTTGAAGCGTTACAAGCAGCGTTAAAAGAGATAGGAATAAATAAAACGTTAGAAGAACTTCGTTTTTCAATAGGTATACCCGGATTAAGAACCCTAGAAATCTTGGAAATTGGAGACATTCCAACCGCACTCCATAGTTGGCTTGAAAAGCAGAAACCATTTATGGAAAATGTCCCTATATTTCCTGGAATAACGGAGGTTCTTGAACAACTACCAAACTTAGCTATTGTAACTTCCCAAAACAGAAAAGAATTGCAAGCAGGATTTAAAAAACTAAGGATCGCTCCTTATTTTAAAACTGTTGTCTGTGCAGATGATACAGAAAAACATAAACCTAATCCAGATCCTTTATTATTTGCTTTACAATTATTAAAAATTAAAAAACATGAAGCCATTTACATTGGAGATTCCATCTATGATATGCGCTGTGCTAAAGCAGCAGGCGTAGAATTTGGGGTAGCTGCTTGGGGGTTAACTTCAACTTCTAAATTTATCGAAGCGGATTATATTTTCGAGACTCCTAATGATATCTTGCGTTTAAAAGCAGACAACACACCAACATCCTATATCATATAA